A genomic region of Ictalurus furcatus strain D&B chromosome 29, Billie_1.0, whole genome shotgun sequence contains the following coding sequences:
- the si:cabz01076231.1 gene encoding calcium-binding protein 2, translating to MAQKGETAPSTDSAKAEEVALKPNLRKTPSSDSEKKKKSKKSNEEAMNKMHTNLLNNVFGQERELSQPELDELAEAFKEFDYDQDGYLNYKDLAECMRTMGYMPTEMELLEIIQQIKMRLGGLMDFDDFCELMGPRMMVETAHMLGLKELKCSFKQFDTDGDGKITLDEMKEAVKTLLGEKLKKGELEEILKDMDLNGDGTVDFDGNGIALSLSLSLSLSHSLCHKKLPLLLF from the exons ATGGCACAGAAGGGTGAGACAGCACCCTCCACAGACAG TGCTAAAGCTGAAGAAGTTGCTCTTAAACCCAATCTCCGAAAGACTCCATCATCAGActcagagaagaagaaaaaaagcaagaaatCCAACGAAGAAGCCATGAACAAGATGCACACAAACCTGCTCAATAATGTGTTTGGACAG GAAAGGGAATTATCCCAACCTGAATTAGATG AGCTGGCCGAGGCATTTAAGGAGTTTGATTATGATCAGGATGGATATCTGAACTACAAAGACCTGGCCGAGTGCATGAGGACGATGGGCTACATGCCCACTGAGATGGAGTTACTGGAAATCATCCAGCAGATCAAGATGAGGT TGGGTGGACTGATGGATTTTGATGATTTCTGTGAGTTGATGGGGCCGAGGATGATGGTAGAAACGGCTCATATGTTGGGACTGAAAGAACTCAAGTGCTCCTTTAAACAG TTTGATACAGACGGGGATGGAAAGATCACTCTGGATGAGATGAAGGAGGCAGTAAAAACGTTACTGGGTGAGAAATTGAAGAAAGGAGAGTTGGAGGAGATTCTGAAGGATATGGACCTGAATGGAGATGGCACTGTGGACTTTGATGGTAATggtatcgctctctctctctctctctctctctctctctctcactctc TGTGCCATAAGAAGCTGCCCCTGTTGCTGTTTTGA